The Dyadobacter sp. 676 DNA window CGAGGAAGGTCAGGATGAATTTGCCGAACGCCGGCAGCGCGGCGTGCAGGAAGAAATATTGCGTCCAAATAACAAACGGGTAGTGCAGTAAATAAATCAGGTAAGCATGCTCCGCAAGGGAATTCCATACCGCGTTCCCGCTTTTGACCAACGCCCGGAAGCCTGTCATAAACGCAATGCAGCTGAAAGTGCAGGATAAAACATAAATGGTGAAGTAAATGAAGTGTCCGGTGAATTCTGGCAGTTTGCCTTCTGTGACCAATCGCGTTAGGAATGGTGCTATGGCCGTGAGGAACGTATATGTACCAACGCACAGAAAAATCCATAACTTCCAACGGCGGACCAGTGGCGAGCAGCGACCGAACAGTGATTCGTTGAAATGTACTTTCCCCAACCACGTTCCCAACAGGAAGTAGCCGAAATATAGGGCCGCCCGGCTTATTTGAAAGTCAAAAGGCCCGAGGCCGGTCCATTTGCCGGGACCAAGCCAGAATGCAAAAGGGACGTAAAGTGCGAAAGTAAAAAGATACCAGTAGGTGATTACACGGGTCGGGCCGTAAACTTCCGGTGCCGGCAAGCCGGAGGTGCGCGCAAAGACTGAATTTTTAAGCGAATACCATGCAGCAAATATCGCATTAAAGGTGAATAACACCCAAAGGAACCACGGTGGGCCGACAGGCCATTGCTCTACAATAAAGAAGTCTGTTATATATGCATGCAACCCTTTGTTACCATGTGCGAGCATAAAGGAAGGATAATGCGCGACGAGGTTCACCAAGGTGCCGCCGATAATAAAAGGAATGAATAGCCGGAAAAACCGGTCACGGAGGAATGCGCCGGGGCCTTTGCGCTGAATACTCTTAACCACGAATAGCCCGGCGATCAGGAACATCAGCGACATAAAGAACACGTCGTTGAAGTTTTCGAAAATATCGAGACCGATCCAGCGGCGCGTGTCAACGACGGGGTGGGTAGATCGTATGTAGGCGACTTT harbors:
- a CDS encoding acyltransferase, whose amino-acid sequence is MHQAPGRTIWVDYLRSFLTVLVVAHHSSLAYTTFARFDKVAYIRSTHPVVDTRRWIGLDIFENFNDVFFMSLMFLIAGLFVVKSIQRKGPGAFLRDRFFRLFIPFIIGGTLVNLVAHYPSFMLAHGNKGLHAYITDFFIVEQWPVGPPWFLWVLFTFNAIFAAWYSLKNSVFARTSGLPAPEVYGPTRVITYWYLFTFALYVPFAFWLGPGKWTGLGPFDFQISRAALYFGYFLLGTWLGKVHFNESLFGRCSPLVRRWKLWIFLCVGTYTFLTAIAPFLTRLVTEGKLPEFTGHFIYFTIYVLSCTFSCIAFMTGFRALVKSGNAVWNSLAEHAYLIYLLHYPFVIWTQYFFLHAALPAFGKFILTFLVSLSGSWAISIPLKKIGFVKKYL